The sequence CCATCGAAATAGGTTAGCCCCATCTTTTCTGCTTGATCCGTTTTGTTGAATAGGACATAAGAAAGAGACTGTCTCAAAAAAACAGTTCTCTAATTGGTGATAAACTGATTTGGCTGATGTATGAGACAGTCTCGTGTAGAATATATGATAATTTTTTCCGGTGTTACTAGCGCAAATCAATGATTTCTACGCCGGGATATTTTTGGGGATCAAACGTAAAAAAGGATTTTCCTAGGGAGACATTTGTATCGACTTCATTAAACTCATACTTAAAGGTGCCACCGTCGCTATCGGATACTTCCCATGCCAATAAGTCCTTATTGCTTTTATCCACAAATAATATGATCTTCTGGAATTGTGCTTTGGCACTTTCGGCCGTGAGTAAAATTTCAATTATTTTTTTCCCATCTTGGCTTTTTTCGCCTTTGAGAACGTAATTATAGCCTTTTTTATACAAGTTATAGATACTGGAAGGGGTAAGTTCATCGGTGTTATCACTCACCGTATTCACAGTGACTTCTTGGTAATTATTGGATTTGATAAAAGTCCAAACCGTCTCACCATCATTGTAAACCTCTTGGTCGGGCAAGACCAATTTGTAACGATTGCCATTGACGGCTACTTCTCCTGAACTACGCTGACTTGCGCCGTCCAGATCATTGTAATAATAATACTCAAAGGTAGCTTTAAGGCCATCCAAGGATTGATATCGCGCACTCATTTGATCTAGCAATGCCTTGGCATCTGGATCCTTTTGCGCCCATAAATTTGTTTGTATACAGCCTAAAAGTAGACTGAGTAGTATGATCTTTTTTAACATAATTGTAATCCAGTTAATAAGCTCTCGCCGCTAGAGGCTACTCAATAACTGTTCCAAACTGACTTCATCTTGAATTAATACTTCCCTGGCTTTACTGCCTTCGAAAGCTCCTACGACCCCAGCAGCTTCTAACTGGTCGATGATCCTTCCGGCACGGTTGTATCCGAGTTTTAACTTCCTTTGAATGAGGGAGGTACTTCCTTGTTGGTGCATGACAATAAGCCGGGCGGCATCCTCAAAGAGCGGGTCACGATCTGCAAGGTCTACTTCTCCTACGCTGCTGTCTCCATCTTCACCCTCAAACTCCGGCAATAGATAGGCGTCACTGTATCCTCGTTGCTCTCCGATCCATTCACAAACCCTTTCCACTTCAGGGGTGTCCAGGAAAGCACACTGTAAACGAATCACGTCAGAACCTTGGGAAAGCAGCATGTCCCCCATGCCGATAAGCTGTTCAGCACCCCCTGCATCCAAAATCGTCCTACTGTCCACTTTGGAGGTTACCCTGAAAGATAGCCTTGCCGGGAAGTTTGCTTTGATGATACCGGTAATCACATTTACGGATGGGCGCTGTGTGGCCACGACCAGGTGGATGCCAATAGCCCTGGCCAACTGGGCCAAGCGGGCAATAGGGCCTTCTATTTCCTTACCGGCTGTCATCATCAAATCCGCCAATTCGTCAATGACCAGCACGATGTAAGGCATGAATTTATGGCCTTTTTCAGGATTGAGCTTTCGGGCCACAAACTTGGAATTGTATTCTTTTAGATTCCGGCAGCCGGCGTCTTTAAGCAGGTCATAGCGGTTGTCCATCTCGATACAAAGGGAATTTAAGGTATAAATTACCTTTTTGGTATCAGTGATGATGGCATCTTCGGCATTGGGCAGCTTGGCTAAGAAATGCCTTTCGATTTTGTTGAACAAGGTCAATTCTACTTTCTTGGGATCGACCAGCACAAACTTCAACTGCGATGGATGTTTCTTGTAAACCAAGGAGGCCAAAATCACATTTAGCCCGACGGACTTACCCTGCCCCGTGGCACCGGCCATCAACAAGTGCGGCATTTTCGCCAGATCAAAGACAAATACTTCGTTACTAATGGTTTTGCCCAAGGCCACAGGAAGGTCCTTGTCACTTTTCATGAACTTTTCAGTGCCCAACACGGATCCGGCTGCTACCAGCTCCCTGTTTTTATTGGGGACTTCTATACCGATGGTGCCCTTTCCGGGAATGGGAGCAATGATCCTGATTCCCAAAGCCGCCAAGCTCAAGGCAATATCGTCTTCAAGGTTTTTGATCTTGGATATTTTGACCCCAGGATCCGGTACAATCTCATACAACGTTACCGTTGGGCCAATGGTCGCTTTGATCTCTTGGATACCGATTTTGAAATTGACGAGCGTTTCGACGATTTTGTTTTTGTTTTCTTCAAGCTCTTGCCTGGTCACCGTCACCTTTTGTTGGTCGTATTCATTGAGCAGGTCAATGCTCGGGTATTGGTAGCTTGGAAGGTCCAGTGTAGGATCGTAGGGGTCCAGGTTTTCTACTTCGCTGACTTTCTTCTCTTCGTGCGCCGTGGTTTCTACGGTAAACTTTTTCTCGTCTGCTGGTTTTTCCTTCTCTTGGACATCATCTGCTGTTTCGAGGTCGTCGATATTGAAAGCAGGCTCTGAAACAGGCGTCTTTTTCTTCTCGGGTTGAGCGGATTTAATGGTCCAGCTTTGCTCGTCCTCCTCTTCCTGATCACTCATCATTACTTCTTCTTCATCCTCCTCCATTTCATCTTCTTGGGATGGTTCGCTGATATTGGACTCTCTTGATACCGGTGCGGCCGGCTTGGGAGCGATGTAAGGATCGTCGGATTTTAGGTCGTGCTGTAACCAGTCAATGTGGGTGATGTTAAAGAAAAATACCACAAAAATCAGCAGCGAACCGAAGATCAAAATGAATGTACCCCATCCTAGAAATTCATCCGCCAATACTGCCATTTCATAGCCAAATCCGCCACTTAAAAACTGAAGATAGCTGAATCCTTTTAGGATGTGGACGACATAACCTAGCAAAAGTCCCAACCAGAAAACAAAGAACAGTGCAAATGCGCTGTACTGTGTCATGGGGACGAGTGATTTTTTAAATGCCCATTTGAATCCAAGTAAAAAGAGGAAAGGAGGCAATAAGAAAGCGGCCAGCCCAAACCATCTGAATATTAGCCAATGGGAAACGTAGGCACCTGCGTATCCAAGCCAGTTCCTGGCTTCGGCGGCATTTTGTCGCAAGGTCACTTCCGCATTTCCGCCTGAGACCACGCTCTGATCGGCCGGGCCGGTAAAAAGGTACCCCAAAAAGGCAAAAAACAAAAATAGCCCGATCATCATAAACAAAATCCCAAATGATAGCCCTATTTTCTTGTCTTTTAATGCTCCCAATGAAAAGTTAAAGGAGCTTTTCTTCTTTTTGGCTTTTTCTTTTTTTCTGAATGTATTTGATTTATAAGTGTTTGAAGCCATAATTCTTCAATATGTCCCTGGTGTAATAGGTAAGTTAATTGTAATCGACTAATAATTAAAGCATCATTTGTTGTAATACTCCTTAAGGCCTTTCTTGATTGCTTTCATCAATCCCGGTCCTTCGTAAATCATCCCAGAGTATACCTGTACCAAAGAAGCCCCTGCTTCAAGCTTTTCAATGGCGTCTTGTGCACTGAAGATTCCCCCTACGCCGATAATGGGAAACGCTTTTCCAGAATGCTCAGAAAGGTAGCGGATGACTTCCGTGCTTCTTTTTCCGAGGACCTTGCCACTTACTCCTCCTGCGCCCAACGCTTCTACCTGCTGCGGATCTGTTTTGAGTGCAGTTCTGTCAATGGTAGTATTGGTGGCGATCACGCCATCAATTTGGGTTTCCTTGACGATTTCGATGATGTCATCCAGCTGTCCATCGCTCAGGTCCGGGGCTATTTTTAGCAGAATGGGCTTTGGGTGGTCTTTTTGGTCATTGCGCTCCTTTACTACTGAAAGCAGCTCCTTGAGCGGCTCTTTCTCTTGAAGATCCCGGAGATTGGGCGTGTTGGGAGAACTGACATTGACCACAAAATAGTCGACATAGGAATGCAGGCTGTCCAGGCAATACAGGTAGTCTGATGCCGCATGTTCGTTAGGCGTGACCTTGTTTTTGCCGATATTTCCCCCAATAAGGACCTTGGAAGTCCGCTTTTTGAGTCTTTTTACAGCTTCATCCACCCCGCCATTGTTAAAGCCCATGCGATTGATCAAGGCTTCATCTTCAGGAAGTCTAAAAAGTCTGGGCTGGGGGTTTCCGTCTTGGGGCTTGGGGGTCAGGGTGCCAATCTCAATAAAGCCAAACCCCAACATTGCCATCTCATCAATCAACTTGGCATCCTTGTCAAATCCAGCAGCCAATCCTACTGGGTTTCTAAATTTCAGCCCAAACACCTCTCGTTCCAGCGAAGGATGCTCATATCCATACATGGTTTTGAGTACTCCTTTTAGTAGGGGTAAATTAAACGTGGTTTTTGTCATAGAAAAGGTGAAGTGATGGGCTTCTTCCGCACTTTTCTTGAATAAAAATGGCTTTAAAAGGGATTTGTACACAGACATTGTCGATTGATTTATCCGCTAAATTAATTGAATTAGACGAAACCTTCATGATGGAATAATCAATATCTAGAAATCAATTGCGGATAAAGTTCAAAAGCTTCGTTCTAAGCTCCCAGAAGAATCATACTTAAAAGTGCTGGAAGCGAGGAGGCCAAATGGAATGCACACCAGTCTGCCACTAGTACTGATGGCGATGACTATTTTTTTGATAACGTTTAAACGCTGCAAAGATAGTATGGATGTTGGGTAAAGCCCTTGAAAAAATCCCTGAAGTCATCAGTACTATTTTGTGTATATTTACTCATTGAGCCCATGGCAAATTTGATTTCGTAATGATTGACACTAACCCTTTAATGATGCAAAGATTTACCTTGATCCTCGGATTTTTAACAAGCAGTGTGTTTTTTTCCTGCTCTCCGGATACTTCCAAAGACCGTGATGATCGTCCTTCCACTGTGCTTTGGTATGAACAACCTGCCGGTTCATGGGAAGAGGCACTACCCGTCGGAAATGGCCGGCTGGGCGCCATGGTGTTTGGGCAAACGAGCACCGAGAGAATTCAGCTTAATGAAGATTCGATGTGGCCAGGTGCCGCCGATTGGGGAGATAGCAAAGGAAGTCCTGCAGATTTGGCCTCCCTTCGGGCACTGGTGAAGTCCGGAAGGGTTCATGAGGCGGATAAGGAAATTATCGACAAATTTTCTTATAGAGGAATCGTTCGCTCTCATCAGACCATGGGGGATTTGTTTATTGATTTTGGGGATGAAAGGGAAATTCAGCACTACAGGAGACAGTTAAGCCTTGATGATGCCCTTGTATCGGTGCGTTATCAATCAGGAGGGGAACAGTACACCGAGGAGGTGTTCGCTTCTGCCGTAGATGATGCGTTGGTCATTCGGCTGACCACTACAGATGAAGCGGGTATGAATTTCAAGCTTCGTCTGGGCCGGCCAAAAGATGATGGCCACCCCACGGTGAACGTAAATGCTCCAGCAGCAGATGAATTGGTCATGGATGGAGAAGTGACCCAATATAAAGCCGCGAAAGAAGGTCAGCCTACACCGCTGGATTATGGCGTGAAGTTTCAGACCAAACTTAAGGTCGTCACGTCAGGAGGGGCTTCTTCCGCGGAAAATGGGGAGCTTCGTTTGGAAGGCGTAAAGGAGGCCGTGATTTATTTGGTATGTAATACTTCTTACTACGAGGATGATTATGCGTCAAAAAATGAAAAGACGCTTCAGAAGTTGGGGACAAAGGGCTTTGACGAACTGCTTTTAGCACATCAAGAGGATTTCGATGAATATTATTCCAGGGTATCCCTTGATTTGGGAGGCCATGCGCTTGATACTTTGCCCACTGACAAGCGCTTGAAAAGGGTTCAAGATGGTCGTAAGGACGAAGGATTGGCGGCAGCTTTGTTCCAATATGGGCGGTATTTGCTTATTTCATCTTCCCGACCCGGCACCAACCCGGCAAATTTGCAAGGGATTTGGAACAAGGATATCGAGGCGCCTTGGAATGCGGATTACCATCTTAACATCAATTTGCAAATGAATTATTGGCCGGCAGGCCCTACCCATCTGCCAGAGATGCATCTTCCACTTTTTGATTATGTGGATCAATTGATCCAACGAGGGAAAATTACGGCGAAGGAGCAATATGGGGTTGAGCGGGGAAGTGTGGTGCACCATGCATCTGATTTATGGGCAGCTCCATGGATGCGTGCAAACAGGGCCTATTGGGGCGCATGGATACACGGAGGAGGCTGGATATCCAGGCATTATTGGGAGTATTTTCAATTTACAGGTGATACCACTTTCCTGAAAGAGCGGGGATATCCTGCGTTGAAGGAATTTGCGGCATTTTATATGGATTGGCTCCAGAAAGATGATCAAACAGGATTATATGTCTCCTATCCTGAAACGTCGCCGGAAAATTCTTATTTGGCTGCCGATGGTCAGCCTGCAGCGATCTCTTATGGAGCAGCGATGGGACATCAAATCATCAGTGATGTGTTTCAAAACACCCTTTCAGCCGCCAAGGTACTTTCCATAGAAGATGACTTTACCGAAGAGGTGAGCGGGAAATTGGCGAAGCTATATCCCGGAGTGGGCATCGGGCCTGATGGAAGGATTTTGGAATGGAACGAGCCTTATGAAGAACCGGAAAAAGGACACCGGCATATGTCCCATCTTTATGCCCTTCATCCAGGAGATGATATTACGGAGGATATTCCAGAGGCCTTTGCCGGTGCCCAAAAGACCATCGATTACCGCCTTCAGCACGGCGGCGCAGGTACCGGGTGGAGCAGGGCCTGGATGATCAATTTTAACGCGAGGCTGCTGGATAGTAAGTCTGCTGAAGAAAACCTCTACAAACTCTTGCAGGTTTCTACCGCCAAAAACCTCTTTAATGAGCATCCACCGTTTCAGATAGACGGTAACTTTGGTTTTACCGCTGGAGTAGCAGAGCTATTACTGCAGTCGCATGAAGGATTCCTTCGTATTCTTCCAGCGCTGCCCGAAAGCTGGCAAAGCGGGAGTGTAAAAGGTCTGGTGGCCAGGGGGAATATAGAAGTTGATATGATTTGGGAAGGAGGCCAGCTATTGAAGCTCGGACTGAAGAGCGCGACCAACCAGACCAAGCCTATACTGTACAATGGGAAGAAAATGTCCGTGACCCTTTCAGCAGATGAAAAGGTTTGGCTGGATAAGGATCTTAATGTCGTGAGGTAATTAATTTGTAATCAGTGTTAGGTAGCCCTGATAGCAGGGCTTAAAACAATAGTGGCATAAGGACAGGCTGTAGAGGAGGTCTCTAGTTATTCAGTGTTAGAATTTATCTTGGCAAACGTTACTTTTTCGATTGGGTTGTTGATCGGTTCCAAAGATCTAAGATACTCATAGATTGAAGCTAAGTCTGTTGTATCCATACCAGCATACATGGTCCAAGGCATGATGGTTTGGAATTCTCCTTCACCGACTTTTGTTGGGGTATATAGCTCAGGGGAATATTGCTTAAATTGCCGTACAAAATCCTCCTTTGACTTATTACCCAATCCTGTGGAGTGAAAGGTTAAATTGGAGGATCTTACTATATTTCCATTAGGAGAGGGGAATGCTCTTCCTCCTCCTAAATATGGGCCTACGAATTTTCCTTTTTCGAATTTGGTGTGGCATTCACCACATGCTGCAGCGGTGACCAAATATTCACCATATGCTATTACATCTTCTTTATTGGGTCGTGTAGTGGGGGTAGCTTTACTTGGCATGGTCCTTATAATGAAATTAACTGGGAAATCGATCTCTCTTGGGGGAATGTTACTTTTTTGGGGGGCTAGGGTCCTAATGTATGCGATGACTGCCTTAATGTCTTCGGGGTCAAGTTTTCCGTAACTTTGGTAGGGCATTACGGGAAATATGGGCTCACCATTCTTTTTAACTCCAGTAGTGATCAATCGGTAAAGTTCACCATCTGTCCAGTTTCCTATCCCCTCAGGAGTGATGTTGGGGGATACAAAGACTCCTGGAAGTCCCATGGACCTATCGAATCGATCGCCACCTAAACCTTTAGTGCCCGGGTGAGGAGGTCCGGAGAATAGGGAGTAGTTACGGTCGGAGTGACAATCCATGCAGAGCATAACGTGATTCGCTAAATACTCTCCTCGGGCTATTTGTTCAGTGCTTCCCTCTATTTCCAATTCCTCAGGATCTCCTACATTGGGCAGAACAGTTTTCATATAGATACCTGCTATAATCAAAATCGCTATAAATATGGCTGTTCCATAAAGTATAATCTTAGCTAGTTTTTTCATGGTGCTGGAGTGGTTAAAAACACTATAATTTAGTGTGTATTAGTGGGTTATCAAAAAAATAATATCTCCTATGGTTATGGGCGGGGATTTAAAAAAATGACACATGGTATATTTTATTCTTAGGATAAGACTAATTTTAGTATTTTTAGTCTCAATAAGTATAATTGATTCTAGTTTTTTGAATGTATAAATGGAATGAAAAACATTTTTATATCGATGAAATACTTTCGTTATAATGTTTAATAGCTGTTTAGTCGGTCATGAAATTCTTTGGTGGTATCGATTGCCCCTTTTTATTTTCTAGGATGGAAATCGGTCAATACCTGCCGTAAATATTCCCGGTCCAGGTGTGTGTAGATTTCCGTGGTGGTGATGCTTTCGTGGCCCAGCATCTCTTGGACGGCCCTAAGGTCCGCTCCTCCCTCAATCAGGTGAGTGGCAAAGCTATGCCTAAACGTGTGGGGGCTAACCTTCTTTTTGATGCCGACTTCTTCGACCAGTTTTTTGATGAAAATAAACACCATCACTCGGGTCATCTTTTTGCCCCGCCTATTCAGAAAAACGTATTCCTCATGCCCCGGAGCGATCTTTTGATGGTTCCTGACTTCATCTAAATACAGTTTTAGGTAGCGCAAGGCATCTTTTCCTACGGGGACCAAGCGTTCTTTATTGCCTTTGCCAAGGATCCTCAGAAAACCAATGTCTGAATAGACCATGCCCAGTTTGAGTTCTACCAGCTCGGATACCCGCAGCCCGCTGCTGTACAGGACTTCTAGCATGGCCCTGTTCCGGTGGCCTTCTGGCGTCCCGAGTTTGATGCCTTCCAGAAGTTTGACGATTTCTTCATAACTGAGGGTGTCGGGAAGTTTCCTCCCTAGTTTTGGTGCTTCCAGCAAGATCGCGGGATCTTCTTCCAGTTTGTCCTCATAGACCATAAATTTAAAAAATGCCTTTACTCCTGAGATTACGCGAGCCTGTGTGTATTCTGAAATTCCCAAGCTGGCCAGTTCGCTCACAAAAGCTCTCAGATGATTTAATTGGGTGGTCAAGGGAGTGATGCCAGGAAAAGCATCCTTCATGAATGCGGAAAGCTTTTCCATATCTCGACGATAGGCTGAGATGGAATTTTTACTGAGGGAGCGCTCGATCTTCAAATAGTATTCAAATTGCTTGATGTGATTTTCCCAAGAGTCGGCCATAAGTGCATCTTTTCTGTCCAAAGATAAAATTAAAGCCCCACTTTTTTATCCATTTCCTGCTTCCAATGCTTAACTTTGATCAAAATTTGGGATAGCATACTTCAAACCATTTAAAATTTTGAAAATACTGATCATTAACGGCCCTAACCTGAACCTTTTGGGCAAAAGAGAACCGGAAATCTATGGCAGCAAATCCTTTGAAGACTTCTTTGGAGAGCTGGAGACAACTTTTTCCAATATCTCCCTGAGCTATTATCAAAGCAATGTAGAAGGAGAATTGGTCAATAAAATTCACGAAGTGGGATTTACCTACGATGCCATTTTGCTGAATGCAGGAGCTTATACGCATACTTCAGTGGCGATTTCTGATGCCATCGCAGGCGTCACGACTCCTGTTATGGAAATCCACATATCAAACATCTACAAAAGGGAAACCTTCAGGCACAAAAGCATTATTTCTAAAGAGTGCATCGGTATGATCGCTGGGCTTGGTCTCAAGGGCTATGCACTGGGCATTCAGTATTTTCTTGAAAACTAACACCTATCAAAAATGATTACATTCGCTCCAGGGCCATCTAAGGTCTATGACCAGCTGGCACAATACCTTCAGGATGCTTTTGACCAAGGCATCATGAGCGCCAATCACAGAAGCGCGACCTTTATGAATCTCTATCAGGAAACGGAAACGCTGATCAAGGAAAAGCTTCATGTTCCTGAGGATTACAAATTGCTGTTTACCTCCAGTGCCACCGAAAACTGGGAGATCATCGCCCAGTCCATCGTGGAAAGTGCAAGTTTTCATATTTATTCAGGGTCTTTTGGGAAGAAATGGCTGAATTTTGCGCAGCACTTAAATGCCGATACCCAGTCTCTTAAGCTGGATACGGAAACGGAATTGGACGTGGCAGGATTGGAGATCGATGAAAAATTTGACCTTATTGCCATTACCCAGAACGAGACTTCCAATGCCACAGAGGTGAGCAATGAACTGATTCGCCAAGTGGGGAAAAAATTTCCCAACAAAATGATTGCAGTGGATACGACTTCTTCCATGGCCGGTATTGAGCTGGACTTTGCTGCTGCGGATATTTGGTATGCTTCTGTACAAAAGTGCTTTGGACTCCCTGCAGGGCTTGGGCTGCTCCTGCTATCTCCTAAGGCCATTGAAAAATGCCAACGGAAAGGAGAGCAAGGCCGGTACAATAGCTTGGGCTTTATGCTTGAAAATGCCGCCAATTACCAAACCCACTATACCCCCAATGTGCTAGGCATTTACTTGCTAAAGCGTAGCCTGGAGGACCGACCTGAGATACAGGAAACCGATAAAATGCTGCGTGATCGTATGCGGCAACTGGAAAATACGATTGCCCAGTCGGATAAGCTGATGATGCTGGTGCAAAACCCCAATACCCGAAGCAAGACGGTCATGGGGATTTCCGGTACGGAAGAATTTATCAAGCAAGTCAAGAAGACGGCAGAGGAAAAAGGAATGCAAATGGGCAGCGGGTACGGCCCTTTAAAGCCGACCAGCTTCCGTATCGCTAACTTTCCCGCCATTACAGATGGGGAGTTTGAAAAATTATTGACCTTCTTAAAAGAGTATTAATCCATAAATTGAAATTATTCAAAATTTAAATTCTAATTTCGCGCAAAAATTTAGATAATGTTTGATTTCAAAGAAGTTATTTCGGTTTCATTGATCTTGTTTTCGGTCATTGATATCTTGGGGTCTATCCCCATTATCATCAATCTGCGCCGTAAATCAGGCCATATCCAGTCGGAGAAAGCGACCATCGTGGCGGGGATATTGATGGTTTTATTTCTTTTATTGGGAAAAAACATCCTAAACCTGTTTGGGATAGGAGTGGATGATTTTGCCATTGCGGGTGCCTTGATCATTTTTGCACTGGGGGCAGAGATGATCTTGGGCGTTGAGATTTTCAAGCCCGATCCTGAGGCCGACGCATCGAGCACGTCGATTGTTCCGATTGCTTTTCCGCTCATCGCAGGCGCAGGGACGATGACGACGATCCTGACCCTCAAGGCTGAATTTCACCAAATCAACATAGCCATAGGGATTCTGATCAATTTGGTCGTCGTGTACATGGTGCTGAAGAGTACCACATGGCTGGAGAGAAAACTAGGAAAAACAGGCTTGGATGTGCTCAGAAGGATTTTCGGAATCATCTTGCTGTCGATTGCGATCAAAATCTTTAAGACGAATCTATTTGATAACTTCTAGGTGTTTATATAAAATACCCAGAATGTCAATTAACATGTCAGCTAGAAATGGCTGACATTTTTTTTACTTTTGGGCATGATTTTGATTTATACAGATGGCGCGG comes from Echinicola vietnamensis DSM 17526 and encodes:
- a CDS encoding LolA family protein produces the protein MLKKIILLSLLLGCIQTNLWAQKDPDAKALLDQMSARYQSLDGLKATFEYYYYNDLDGASQRSSGEVAVNGNRYKLVLPDQEVYNDGETVWTFIKSNNYQEVTVNTVSDNTDELTPSSIYNLYKKGYNYVLKGEKSQDGKKIIEILLTAESAKAQFQKIILFVDKSNKDLLAWEVSDSDGGTFKYEFNEVDTNVSLGKSFFTFDPQKYPGVEIIDLR
- a CDS encoding glycoside hydrolase family 95 protein; the protein is MMQRFTLILGFLTSSVFFSCSPDTSKDRDDRPSTVLWYEQPAGSWEEALPVGNGRLGAMVFGQTSTERIQLNEDSMWPGAADWGDSKGSPADLASLRALVKSGRVHEADKEIIDKFSYRGIVRSHQTMGDLFIDFGDEREIQHYRRQLSLDDALVSVRYQSGGEQYTEEVFASAVDDALVIRLTTTDEAGMNFKLRLGRPKDDGHPTVNVNAPAADELVMDGEVTQYKAAKEGQPTPLDYGVKFQTKLKVVTSGGASSAENGELRLEGVKEAVIYLVCNTSYYEDDYASKNEKTLQKLGTKGFDELLLAHQEDFDEYYSRVSLDLGGHALDTLPTDKRLKRVQDGRKDEGLAAALFQYGRYLLISSSRPGTNPANLQGIWNKDIEAPWNADYHLNINLQMNYWPAGPTHLPEMHLPLFDYVDQLIQRGKITAKEQYGVERGSVVHHASDLWAAPWMRANRAYWGAWIHGGGWISRHYWEYFQFTGDTTFLKERGYPALKEFAAFYMDWLQKDDQTGLYVSYPETSPENSYLAADGQPAAISYGAAMGHQIISDVFQNTLSAAKVLSIEDDFTEEVSGKLAKLYPGVGIGPDGRILEWNEPYEEPEKGHRHMSHLYALHPGDDITEDIPEAFAGAQKTIDYRLQHGGAGTGWSRAWMINFNARLLDSKSAEENLYKLLQVSTAKNLFNEHPPFQIDGNFGFTAGVAELLLQSHEGFLRILPALPESWQSGSVKGLVARGNIEVDMIWEGGQLLKLGLKSATNQTKPILYNGKKMSVTLSADEKVWLDKDLNVVR
- a CDS encoding quinone-dependent dihydroorotate dehydrogenase, with translation MYKSLLKPFLFKKSAEEAHHFTFSMTKTTFNLPLLKGVLKTMYGYEHPSLEREVFGLKFRNPVGLAAGFDKDAKLIDEMAMLGFGFIEIGTLTPKPQDGNPQPRLFRLPEDEALINRMGFNNGGVDEAVKRLKKRTSKVLIGGNIGKNKVTPNEHAASDYLYCLDSLHSYVDYFVVNVSSPNTPNLRDLQEKEPLKELLSVVKERNDQKDHPKPILLKIAPDLSDGQLDDIIEIVKETQIDGVIATNTTIDRTALKTDPQQVEALGAGGVSGKVLGKRSTEVIRYLSEHSGKAFPIIGVGGIFSAQDAIEKLEAGASLVQVYSGMIYEGPGLMKAIKKGLKEYYNK
- the xerD gene encoding site-specific tyrosine recombinase XerD; this encodes MADSWENHIKQFEYYLKIERSLSKNSISAYRRDMEKLSAFMKDAFPGITPLTTQLNHLRAFVSELASLGISEYTQARVISGVKAFFKFMVYEDKLEEDPAILLEAPKLGRKLPDTLSYEEIVKLLEGIKLGTPEGHRNRAMLEVLYSSGLRVSELVELKLGMVYSDIGFLRILGKGNKERLVPVGKDALRYLKLYLDEVRNHQKIAPGHEEYVFLNRRGKKMTRVMVFIFIKKLVEEVGIKKKVSPHTFRHSFATHLIEGGADLRAVQEMLGHESITTTEIYTHLDREYLRQVLTDFHPRK
- a CDS encoding c-type cytochrome; the encoded protein is MKKLAKIILYGTAIFIAILIIAGIYMKTVLPNVGDPEELEIEGSTEQIARGEYLANHVMLCMDCHSDRNYSLFSGPPHPGTKGLGGDRFDRSMGLPGVFVSPNITPEGIGNWTDGELYRLITTGVKKNGEPIFPVMPYQSYGKLDPEDIKAVIAYIRTLAPQKSNIPPREIDFPVNFIIRTMPSKATPTTRPNKEDVIAYGEYLVTAAACGECHTKFEKGKFVGPYLGGGRAFPSPNGNIVRSSNLTFHSTGLGNKSKEDFVRQFKQYSPELYTPTKVGEGEFQTIMPWTMYAGMDTTDLASIYEYLRSLEPINNPIEKVTFAKINSNTE
- a CDS encoding FtsK/SpoIIIE family DNA translocase, whose protein sequence is MASNTYKSNTFRKKEKAKKKKSSFNFSLGALKDKKIGLSFGILFMMIGLFLFFAFLGYLFTGPADQSVVSGGNAEVTLRQNAAEARNWLGYAGAYVSHWLIFRWFGLAAFLLPPFLFLLGFKWAFKKSLVPMTQYSAFALFFVFWLGLLLGYVVHILKGFSYLQFLSGGFGYEMAVLADEFLGWGTFILIFGSLLIFVVFFFNITHIDWLQHDLKSDDPYIAPKPAAPVSRESNISEPSQEDEMEEDEEEVMMSDQEEEDEQSWTIKSAQPEKKKTPVSEPAFNIDDLETADDVQEKEKPADEKKFTVETTAHEEKKVSEVENLDPYDPTLDLPSYQYPSIDLLNEYDQQKVTVTRQELEENKNKIVETLVNFKIGIQEIKATIGPTVTLYEIVPDPGVKISKIKNLEDDIALSLAALGIRIIAPIPGKGTIGIEVPNKNRELVAAGSVLGTEKFMKSDKDLPVALGKTISNEVFVFDLAKMPHLLMAGATGQGKSVGLNVILASLVYKKHPSQLKFVLVDPKKVELTLFNKIERHFLAKLPNAEDAIITDTKKVIYTLNSLCIEMDNRYDLLKDAGCRNLKEYNSKFVARKLNPEKGHKFMPYIVLVIDELADLMMTAGKEIEGPIARLAQLARAIGIHLVVATQRPSVNVITGIIKANFPARLSFRVTSKVDSRTILDAGGAEQLIGMGDMLLSQGSDVIRLQCAFLDTPEVERVCEWIGEQRGYSDAYLLPEFEGEDGDSSVGEVDLADRDPLFEDAARLIVMHQQGSTSLIQRKLKLGYNRAGRIIDQLEAAGVVGAFEGSKAREVLIQDEVSLEQLLSSL
- a CDS encoding MarC family protein, which translates into the protein MFDFKEVISVSLILFSVIDILGSIPIIINLRRKSGHIQSEKATIVAGILMVLFLLLGKNILNLFGIGVDDFAIAGALIIFALGAEMILGVEIFKPDPEADASSTSIVPIAFPLIAGAGTMTTILTLKAEFHQINIAIGILINLVVVYMVLKSTTWLERKLGKTGLDVLRRIFGIILLSIAIKIFKTNLFDNF
- the aroQ gene encoding type II 3-dehydroquinate dehydratase: MKILIINGPNLNLLGKREPEIYGSKSFEDFFGELETTFSNISLSYYQSNVEGELVNKIHEVGFTYDAILLNAGAYTHTSVAISDAIAGVTTPVMEIHISNIYKRETFRHKSIISKECIGMIAGLGLKGYALGIQYFLEN
- a CDS encoding aminotransferase class V-fold PLP-dependent enzyme, which codes for MITFAPGPSKVYDQLAQYLQDAFDQGIMSANHRSATFMNLYQETETLIKEKLHVPEDYKLLFTSSATENWEIIAQSIVESASFHIYSGSFGKKWLNFAQHLNADTQSLKLDTETELDVAGLEIDEKFDLIAITQNETSNATEVSNELIRQVGKKFPNKMIAVDTTSSMAGIELDFAAADIWYASVQKCFGLPAGLGLLLLSPKAIEKCQRKGEQGRYNSLGFMLENAANYQTHYTPNVLGIYLLKRSLEDRPEIQETDKMLRDRMRQLENTIAQSDKLMMLVQNPNTRSKTVMGISGTEEFIKQVKKTAEEKGMQMGSGYGPLKPTSFRIANFPAITDGEFEKLLTFLKEY